The stretch of DNA GTTAGGCGTAAAAATACTTCTACCCGTTCCTTTTTCTACAGCTTTGGTCAGAGCACTGGTCATCATTTTAATAGCTTTTTCAGAAGCCATTTTATTTACCATTACCTCTGGCTTAGCATTGTACATCACTTTTCCATCTTTCATGATTTTATCAATGAATAAAGGCTTAAGCATTTTACCATTATTAGCAACTCCGTTATAGAAAGTTGCTAATTGTAATAAATTGATGTTCGAAGAATATCCAAAAGATATAGAAGCGAGTGTTGCTGCGTTCCATCTTTTGTTTTGTGGCGTTACGATTTTCGGTTTTGTGATTCCCGGCAGCTCGATATCCATTTTATCAAATAATTTCCAGCGCTTTAGGTGATCAAGGAATATCTGCGGTTTGTCGGCATAATATTTTGTAATCAGTTTTGCTGTTCCTACGTTGCTTGATTTTGCCAGTACATCACTAATGTCATAGGTGCCCCCACCATGACCGTCTGAAATTCTTTGCTTAGCATAGGTCCATACTCCGTTTCCTACGTTTACAGTGGTATTATCGTCAATGAAGCCATCGTCCATTGCAGCTAAAAGGGATATGGTTTTGAATGTGGATCCTGGTTCAATATTATCTTTTAAAGCATAATTGTAAGAATCTTCATATTCTCCCGAGTCAGTTCTTCTCAGGTTAACAAGAGCTCGAACCTTTCCGGTTTGAACTTCCATAACAATCACAGTCCCGTGTTTTGCCTCAAAATGAACAAGCTGCTTCTCTAAAGCAGAGTGCGCAATGTCTTGAATTCTAAGATCTAAGGTAGTATATACATCTTCTCCGTCAATTGGTTCCTGAACCTTCCAGAAATCGATAGGTTTCCATTGAGAAGAGTTAATTCTCTGTTCTAGTCTTTTTCCATCTGTTCCTGTAAGATATTTAGAAAAAGCTCCCTCCAGTCCGGATTTGTATTCACTGTTATCCATTCCGATGGTTCCTGCTCCAATTTCTGAAGTAGCCAGCTCTCTTTTGTAATTTCGATCTACGATAAAACCTCCTTTGTTTTTCCCTCTGTTAAAGATGGGAAAGTTTCGGACTCTGTCATATTCGTCAAAATCCAATCCTTTTACGAGGGTGTAGTATTGATTTTTCTTTCTTTTTTGTTCGTCAAACTTTTGTCTGAATTCACTTCTTGGTTTCCCGAACATTTTACTTAAAGAATCTGTTAATGCGCCAATGTTGTTGCTATAGATCGTATCCTTCATTGTTTTAAAATCAAGGTAGATATCGTAGCGCATGACCGTAGTTGCCAGGATAGAGCCGTCTGACGCAAATAAATTTCCTCGTGCGGCTTTTAGAGTGGCTTCACGATAGTTTTTATTAATATAGTCGTCCTTAATTTCCTGAACATTAGTATTTTGAAGAATAACAATTCTCGCTAAAAAAAGTACAAACACGGACAAAGCTACCACTGCGAAGAGGTAGCCCCACCTTAACGTTTTTTTACGTTTGTTATCGTATTCATTTTGCTTTTGCATCTGTACTATCCAATTTTATTAGCAGTTTGTGAGGATGGTTTTCCAGAGTCATTAAAGAATCCTGTGCAACTTCTTTTCCCAGCTCTGATTCCATTTTCACTTTGATCAGCTTACTTTGTGCGTAAGCGTTTCTAGATTTATATTCTTCTGTTTCTTCTTTTAAAGCGTTAACAATCCTAATTTTTTTATTGACTAAATGGTTGCTGTAAATCATAGCCATCATCAGAACAAAAAGCAGTAAAAAATACTTGTAATGTATTTTTATCTCATCCCGGTTAAGGAAATTTCCTTTTATAATATCTATAAAAGTTAATCTCTTCTGTGGGCGGTTTGTTGTTCTTTTTGCCATTTAGTTGTTTGTCGTTTGTTGTCTGTTGCTGATTGCTTGTTTTAAATTAAAACTGGCTACTATCAACTGACAGCCAAAAACTATACTTTTATTCCTGTTCTCATTTTTGCACTTCTTGCTCTTGAGTTTTCTTCAATTTCCTTATCATCAGGAATGATTGCTTTACTCTTGATCAGCTCGAATGCTTTTTTATAATTTCCGTAGATATCTCTTGTCGGTTCCCCTTCAAACATTCCATTTTTCAAAAACCTTTTAACCAGTCTGTCTTCTAAAGAATGATAAGAAATAACGACTAGTCTTCCTTCTGGTTTTAATACCTGATAAGCCTGTACTAACATTTCTTTCAAGACTTCAAGCTCCTGGTTGACTTCAATTCTGATAGCCTGAAAAAGCTGTGCATAAAATTTATTCACCTTATGCGGTGGAAGATAACTGAATAGTTTTTTCAGATCTTCTGTAGTTTCGATAGTCTTGCTTTTCCTGTGATGAACAATATCTCTTGCCAGTTTTCTAGCCTCTCTTAGCTCTCCATAATAGTAAAAGATATCAGCTAGTTGCTCTTCTTCATAATCGTTGATTACTCTTTTGGCGTCGAGCCCCTGCATTACATTCATTCTCATGTCCAAAGGAGCATTACTCCTTGTGGAGAATCCTCTTTCAGCTTCATCGAATTGGTGTGATGATACTCCAAGATCTGCAAGAACTCCATCAACCTGAGAAACTCCATACATCAATAAGGAGTTTTCTAAGAATCTGAAATTCTGATTGATCAAAGTGAATCTTGGATCATCGATATTGTTTTTAAGAGCATCCAAGTCCTGGTCAAAACTGAAAAGTCTTCCTTTATCAGAAAGTCTGCTCAGGATTTCTCTTGAATGGCCACCGCCACCAAAAGTGCAGTCCACATATGTTCCGTCTGGATTCGTCACCAAATCATCAACACTCTGCTTCAACAAAACGGGATTATGATACATGCTTTAATTTGTGTTTTCGCTTTTTAATCAGCGTTATTATTCTTCATCGAAAGAGCCCATCACATCTTCGGCAAGGCTGGCAAAATCAGCTTCGTTGGTAGAAATTACTTTCTCATAAGCTTCTTTATCCCAAATTTCAAAAAGTTCTCCGGCACTTGTTATCACAATATCTTTTTGAAGACTTGCGAAAAGAGTGAGGTCTTTTGAAATTTGTAATCTTCCTGCATTATCCAACTCTACAGTTTTTACTCCTGCCGTAAACATTCTAATGAAATCAGCATTCTTTTTAATGAATCTGTTTAGTTTATTAATTTTGTCCATTAGTTTATCCCATGCTTTCATAGGGTATACTTCCAGACAAGGTTGAAACACGGAACGTTTGACTACAAAGGCTTTGTCGTCAAAGTTCTCCATCTGCTTGATCAGCGATGCAGGTACTTTTAAGCGACCTTTGTCGTCTATTTTACACTCATATGTTCCAATGAAATTCTTCATTTGGGACAAATTTATATAATTATTTCCAAAATTTCCCACTTTTTCCCACTTTTTGACTTAATGTTAATAAGTTTTATCAAAGATTGAAGATTGAGAATATAAGTTGTTGATATTTTGTGGGTTGTGAACTGTGCTATTTAGCCCATAACAAAAAGGATGTTAAAAAAAATGAAGAAAAGGCCAATATTATATTATTTTTATCTTAAATTAGGAATATCAAAATATTTTTGAGGTTTAATTTGTATTTTTGCAAGGCTTTATTAAGGCGTTTTATGATATTTAGTACAAAAAAAGAAAAGAAATATACCTTTGTAGAGGCGGGAGAAGGACATCCATTGGTGCTGTTGCACGGGTTAATGGGTGGTTTGAGTAATTTCGATAAGATGGTGAATTTTTTTTCAGAGAAAGGATTTAAGGTCTATGTGCCTCAATTGCCAATCTATGATTTGCCGGTACTCAATACCAATCTTACTACTATAGCAAAATATATTATCAAGTTTATAGAGAGCCATATTTCCGAGCCGGTAACGATTGTCGGGAATTCTATGGGTGGTCATGTCGGGCTTATATTAGCTTTGGCAAGGCCGGATCTGGTTAAAAATCTTGTTTTAACCGGAAGCTCCGGTTTATATGAGAGAACATTCGGAGACAGCTTTCCAAGAAAAAGCGACCGACTCTATATAAAAAAGAAAACGGAAGAGGTTTTCTATGATCCGGCAGTAGCAACGGAAGATTTAGTAGATGAAGTTTTTGGTGTGGTGAATGACAGAATGAAGGGGATAAAAACAGTAATGCTGGCAAGAAGTGCCATCAAACATAATATGCTGAATGATCTTCCTAAGATTTTAACTCCAACTTGTCTGATCTGGGGAAAACAGGATAATGTTACTCCGCCGGAAGTTGCAGAGGATATGCACAAATTTATTCCGAATTCAGATTTATTCTGGATCGACAAATGCGGCCACGCGGCAATGATGGAAAAACCAGATGAATTTAATGAAATTCTTTACAGCTGGTTAAAAGATAAAGTATAAACTAACTTAAACCATTAAGAGCTTTCTTAATGGTTTGTTTTTCTAAAAAATATTCAAAAATGGTTATTAAAACAGCAGATTTTGTAAAGAGTAGCGGGAAATGGCAGGAATGCCCGGATCCGAATATTCCCGAATATGCTTTTATTGGAAGGTCAAATGTGGGAAAATCGTCATTGATCAATGCAATGATTAATAAAAAAGATTTGGCGAAAACTTCACAGACTCCGGGAAAGACTCAGCTTATCAATCATTTTTTGGTGAATGAGAGTTGGTACCTTACCGACTTACCAGGTTATGGATATGCCAAGGTTTCAAAAGTTCAAAGAAAGGAATTTGAAAAGCTGATCACCAACTATATTCTTAACAGAAGAAACCTTGTGAATCTTTTTGTTTTAGTAGATGCGAGACATACACCACAAAAAATAGATCTCGAATTCATCCAATGGTGTGGAGAGAGTGGTGTACCTTTTTCGATCGTCTTTACCAAAGCCGATAAGCTAAAGCCCAATGTTGTGATCAAAAATGTTGAGGATTACAAAACAGAACTTCATAAGACTTGGGAAGATCTGCCAGAATTATATATTACTTCGGCAGAAAAGAAAGAAGGTGGAGATAAAATCCTGAACTTCATCCAAACAACCAACGAGTTTTTAAAAAATAATAGCGTAACCTTCGATGAGTAATATAATCTGGAAAATTAAGACTTTCGATGAATTGACGGTTCCGGAATTGTACCAAATTCTGAAAGCCCGTATTGATGTTTTTGTCATTGAACAAAATTGTCCGTACCCGGATCTGGATAATAATGACCAGAAGGGTATTCATATCTGGGCAGAAGAAAACGGACAGGTTCTGGCTTATTGCAGGGTCTTTAATAAAGGAGTTAAGTATGATGAAACTTCTTTGGGAAGGGTATTGACAACAGAACTGGCAAGAGGGAAGAGTTTAGGAAAACAACTGATACGATATGCTGTTGATACAATAGAAAATAGGTTTCATACTTCAGAGATTAGAATTTCCGCACAGGATTACTTATTAAGATTCTATTCGGAGTTTGGTTTTGTAGACACCGGGAAAAAATATTTAGAAGACGATATTCCACACACGGAAATGATCAGAAAATAAAAAAAGCGAAGGGAAATCTTCGCTTTTTATTTTATTCTGAATCTATATTCAACATTCCTAATTCTCCGAAATGCTTTTTAAACTTCTGAATTTTAGGGCCTACAACGGCGCTACAATAAGGCTGTGTAGGATTTTCGTTATAATAGCCTTGGTGGTATTGCTCCGCCGGCCAGAATTTCTCGAATTTTGTTAGCTCTGTAACATATTCCCCGTTCCATCTTCCTGAAGCTTTAGATACCTTAATGGCCTCTTCTGCTTTTTGCTTTTCAGCATCATCCTTATAATAAATGACGGATCGGTATTGTGTTCCGATATCATTTCCCTGTCTGTTAAGTTGGGTTGGATCATGGAGGAAGAAGAAAACATCCATTAATTGTTCATAAGAAATAATATCAGGATCATAGGTGATCTGTACGACTTCTGCATGACCGGTTTGTCCGGTGCAGACTTCTTCGTAAGTCGGATGATCTTTATGTCCTCCCGAATATCCTGAGATTGCAGATTCTACACCTTTCAGCATGTTGAAACAGCTTTCCACACACCAGAAACATCCGCCACCGAAAGTGATCTGTTGTAAATTATTTTTATCCATTTTAGGTTGATTTTTTATTATGTGTTTTTATTCTCTACCTGTTACAGGATATAAGAAAAAGCACTAATCAAAAATAAGAAAAACTTTTTCATTTTGTGTTGGAATCATCTGTCTTTACATCAAAACACACCATTTTTCAATGATGTGTTAGCTGTTATATTAATAAAAATTCACTTGAAGTGTTTTCAATACAAAGTTTATCTAATAGAAAATTTGAAAGTTGTATTGTCCAATATTATAAAATAGACTCCAGGTAATTCATTCTTCAATATAATAGAATTACTATTGGTAAAAGGGTTGGATATGCTTAAAACAATTTTTCCTAAGCTATTGTAAACAGTCGCTTTTTTCACCTCCTTTAATTGAGTTCCTTTAAATTTTACCTCTCCTCCTTTTACTGGATTTTCAACCAAAGTGATAGCATTAGCCGGGGCTTTTGAATCCTGGGTTTTAAGAGTATTGTTATTATTGATTAATCCTAAATCGTCACAAGAATCTTTTGCGAATATATCCCATTCTGAATTATTGTATTGGATGTTGCCTGCATTTACATTTCGTCTTAATGTTTTATCTACTGCATAATTTGAGGAATCATTAAATGTTCCAATAATATCAACCAATGTATCCCCCTGAAATAATCCTATTGCATCGTTACCATTAAAGGTCATCGTTGTTGATGAGGTTGATAAGTCGATTCGGGCTGGGGTACAAGGCGTTGCGATTTTACTGTGTCCGATCACATACACGCTATTATTATTCAAGCTTCCGGATAATGGAAGATCTGCTTTCCAGTCTCCGGTACCGTTGAATTGTACCTTAACCGTATATCCACCAAGGTTTACAACATTTCCTGTTTTATTAGCAATTTCAAGGGCCTTATTGTAACCTGATCCTTCCATATATTCGGAGAAATATAAACTATTTCCTGGCTCAGTATTCTTTTTTAGAGTTTTAAACGCAAGAATGTTAGAGTCAGTAGATCTATTTCTCATAGCATCTATAGCGACTACTTTTACTTCATAATCAGTATCCTCTGTAAGCCCCATGAAGTAATAATTATTGACTGTGGTTTTTCCTTGTTCCTGACCATTCAAATAGACAATATATCCAATTACCCCCACATTATCTGTTGAAGCATCCCATTCGATGTTGGCTGAGGTGGTTGATAGATGTGTTGTTTTTATATTGAGAACCTGAGTTGGCGGCGTTATATCTTCTACCAGAGTAGTGGTCCAGATGGTTTCTACCCATTCCGGATGATCAATAAAAGGATTTCTGTTACCCTGAAAAGTATAAGCAGCGTTATTTCTGTTAATCTCTCGTTGGTTTACAGGATCTTGCTTACTCCATCTTATCAATTCATTAATGTACCATTCTTTATATCCTCTGTCGTTTGAGCCATCAAAAGGGCTGTCTGTATTCGAAGAATTAAAGGTATGAAGTCTTGATTCATAACGTGTAATAAAATAGAGCAGCATTCTGGCAATGTCTCCCTTAAATTCATCGATGGGCTCAAAGACGGTTCCATCGTAGCCGGGAAAGGTATTGTTCCCTCTCTTAGCACCGGCCATAGACGTTTTGATAGGATCGAAAACCTCTCCATAAGGTAGATTAGAATGCATCGTATTAACCCAACCATCAACAGGAGTTACAAAATGTATATCATTACGCATTGGATTCGCAGCATTGAAAAAGCTTTGCGGCAAAATGTGCTCCCTGTTATAACAGTCTCCTTCTTTTTTAAAACCTTGTGAGCCACATTGGTCTATTGAATGCTGATAGGTATAGATATCGGAACCCGATGGGCTTTCTGAATACATATCCAGGATAGATCCATCGTTTTCGTAAAAGTCATCTCTGTCGGTTGTAGAAAAAGCTGTCCAAATAGCATTGTAGCCTTTGTCCTGATGGCCGTTTGAAATAATTTCAGATAATTTGGTTTTTAAGGGGTAACCTGTAAGCCCTTGTGTACCATCGTAATAATTTGTTGGAGCCTGGCAAAATACCAAAGTGCTAAAGCCCAATAAAAAAAGGGTGTAATAATTTTTCATCAAAAATTTTTGGACAAAAATACCTTATTCTCATACGATAAATGAGTTTATTATTTAAACAAAATGTTAACAATGAGTATTAGTTGGGGGCAACAATCTTTAACTGATTAGAATATTTTTATAATAGAATTGTAATTCCCGAATATGTGATTAGGCAAGATCAAAAAAGCATCCCAATAGGATGCTTAATATATTATTATAAATAGGGTTTATTTATTTTCCCAAACCAAAGCACTTGCTCCAAGGATGGCGGCGTCTGCTTCATTAAGCTCGCTGAAAACCAGTTTTACTTTATTCCTGAAAATAGAAAGAAGATTTCTTTCCATGTGAAGCTTGGCAGGTTTTAAGATAAAATCTCCGGCCTTGATCACTCCTCCAAATAGCAGAATAGCTTCCGGTGAAGAGAACATGACAAAGTTAGCTAATGCTTCCCCTAATTTCTGTCCTGTATATCTGAAAACTTCAATAGCGATAGGGTCTCCTTTTAGAGCGCATTCATGCACTGTTTTTGAATTAATAGATTCTTCTGGATATTGGTTGAGCATAGATTCCGGAAATTCGGCTCTCATTTTCTTGGCTGTAATAGCAATTCCTGTTGCTGAAGCGTAGGCTTCCAAACTTCCTTCGGAACCTGTGCTCCAGTGCTTTCTTCCTCCTGGTTTTACAATTGTATGTCCCAGTTCTCCTGCAAAGCCATCATGTCCATAGATTAGTTTTCCACTTGCTACAATACCGCTTCCTACTCCTGTTCCTAAAGTAATCATGATAAAATCCTTCATTCCGCGTGCTGCTCCGAAAAGCATTTCCCCATACGCTGCAGCATTGGCATCATTGGTGATGGTACACGGCATATTGAATTTGGTTGACATTAGCTCACCAAGCGGCACGACACCTTTCCAGGGAAGGTTAGGAGCCTGTTCTATGGTTCCGGTATAATAGTTCCCATTAGGGGCACCAACTCCAATCCCATCAAAGTTTTTTTCACCACCGTATTTTTCAATAAAAGGATGGATGTTTTCGTATAAAGCATCGATAAAGTCTTCAACGTTGTCAAACTCATCCGTTCTCAGTCTTCCTTTTTCAAGGACTTCCCCACGGTGGTTGACTACTCCAAACTTTGTATTGGTTCCTCCTATATCAATTCCTAGAGCAACATGTTTTGATAAATCTATTAATGACATTCTCTACTATTATAATTCTAAAGGGTTAAAATTATAAAAAAGATTGTATTAATGAATTATTAACGAAGGATTTATTCAAAAAAGTTTTTAAGCCTTTTTTGGGGTTTTCTTTTTTCTTCTTCCCCACCAGATCAGGAATCCACTCACTGGTAATGAGGCACATATGAGACTTACTACAAAAGCAATGATCTTCGTAGGTAGTCCTAAAATAGATCCAACATGGATATCATAATTCGCACCGACTACTTTTTCACCGAAATTTTTGTCTTTAGGATCATGAGTATGAAGCAGTTCACCTGAGTTTTCATCGAAGATTAAACTACTGCTTTTATGGTAAGAATAAGAAAGATGTTTTACATAAACTTCAAAATTAGGATGCTCATGGTCATCCATATGCTCGTGTCCCAGGTCGATAGCAAAACCAAAAGAATCAGGATATTTTTCCTTAACGGTATTGATTATCTTATCTAAGGTGGTTTCTGTTCTTAATTCTATCGGAGCTTTTGTTTTGATATGTGAGAAATCAGGAAATGTTGTATTTCCTCCTGAAAAGATGACGTAGATCATAGCCTGCACAACGAAGAAGGCATAGAACAACCCTGTAATAGAAAATATTAGTGCAAAGATAGAAGCATAGAATCCTAACACATTGTGAAGATCATAGTTTTTTCTTTTCCAGTTTTTAACGTTTTTCCATTTAAAAGAAAAGCGCTGTTTTCTGGCTGCTTTATTTTTAGGCCACCACAATATAATACCACTGATCAGCATGATAACGAAAATAATAACAGGTATTCCTACAACATAGGTTCCCCAATCTTGTTTCAGCAAGAAGCTCCAATGGATCATTTTTACGATATTGAAGAATCCGTTTTTCTCATCATATATTCTTAGAACTTTTCCATTGTAAGGATTAACATATGCTGCTTTATAAATGGGAAATTCATCAAAATAATTCCAGCCCGTAGTATTGTGCTCATACCAGTAGAAGACATAAGACATTTTCTTATCAATTGGGATATTTACCCAATGGATAGGATACTTTTCTTTGACCTGTTCTGTAACCGATTTTTCCAGAACTCTGATAGGTAAAATCTGTTTTTGATCGATATTCTGCTCATTATGGTAAATGACATCTTTTCGGGTAAAGTTTTCAACTTCATCTTTGAAAACATATAATGCCCCCGTAATAGAGATGATAAAAATTAAAAATCCAATGCCTAATCCAAACCAGAGGTGCAGCTTTGCTGACCATTTTTTAAAAAATCCCGGTTTATTTTTATGATGATGTTTTTTCTTCATATCGTAATAAAAAGTCTGACAAAGATAATGCTTACTTTTTATTTAGTTTAATTAAAATTTATATTCAATCATGAAAGTTCCTCTCATCCCTAATGAGTTGACAAATTCGCTATCCCGGGCGGACCACCATGCAATGGAAGGTTGATACATCTTATTAAATAGATTCTCTATTCCTAATGAGACTTTCCAGCTCTGATTTACCTCGTAACTTGATCTAAAGTTAAAAACGGTGTATTCAGGTACTTTTCCTTCCCCGTAAACATATAATCCGGTTTTAGCATTAGGCTCAAATCGGTTTTGTTCAAATGCATGCAGCATATCAAGACCGATCGATAAAGCTTTAGTAGGTCTAGCCTGTACGTAGGCCAATACTTTTGGAGCGGAAATTCTGCTGTTATTGATTTTTGCAGAATAATCACCATCATTTTTTATGGAGGTTATTCCTTCCATCCAGCTATAGCTGCCTCCGAAATTGATCCATTTAGCTGGAGTAAAATGTAAAAACCCCTCGACACCATATACCACTTCAGGAGATCTTTGAATCATTAACGCACGATCCGGGCTTTGAACAAAGGAAGCTCCTAGTTTTGAAGTGCTCACATAGGAAGTGATCTCATAATTGATCCATTTTGAAATCTGTCCGGTTGCTCCAAATTCGTAGTTGTTAACGATAATCGGTTTGGTTTCAAGGTTTCCTATAGTACCTTGTGTTGAAGTTCTTAAAATCCTTCCTAATTCATTGATAGAGTAGGCTTGTGAAAAGCTTCCGAATAAATTCAAGTAGTTTTCAATATTATAACGGACACCAATATTTCCTACAAAGGCATTATATTTTAGATTTCCACCGGTTACAAAAATACTTTTTGTAAAAGTGCCATCGCTTTTAATTGTTGAGAGCGTGTCGAAATCTCCCACTTTTACTTTTATATTTTCATAACGGACTCCTCCCTTGATGGTTATTTTTTTTAGCAGGTCAATTTTAATTAATGCGAAAGGAGCAATATTGGTCATATTCATATCCGGAGTCCAGTAACGGCCATCTTCCAGTTTTTGTACGGTCTGATCATTCAGTATATCAGCTCCATAAATGATTTCTGCCTGCGAGTTTTGGGCATTCCATAATTGGGTATCCAGATTGATTCTGGCTCCTTTTTTCTTTGAGATTACATTAGACTGACCACCGTTCAGGAATGTATCACTGTAACCATATACCGTTCTGAAATCCTGATAATAGAGGTTTACATTCAATGCTGTCCCATGGAACAGATTTTTATTGTCGTAGTTTAATTTATAATTATGATTTCTGGGTGTTCCCTGTGGGGTCGTTTCCAGATTCCTGCCTCTTCCTTCACCAATCGTTGGTGTAATTCCGTATTTGCCCGTTTTTAAGCCAAGATCCAGATCTGATTTTGAAGCATAGCCAATGTACGAAGCTTCAATCCTTTGATTCTGATTAAGGTTATATCCCAATTTCAACATTCCGTTGTAATTATCCATTTTGGAGGTACTGTATGTTGGGCTAAGGTTAACTCCATCGGCGTCTTTCATATAACCGGTTTTTTCGTAAGCTAATGATGCTACATAGTCAAACTTATCGGTAATCTTTCCGGATAAAAGCTGACTGGCTCTAAAACCCAGAGTTCCGCCATACGGTTGACCTGTAATACCTATTTGAGAAACTCCGGAAATTTTCTGATCAGATTTATTTCTTCGGGTAATATAATTGATAATACCTCCATCTGCTCCGTTTCCGTATATCGAAGAAGCGCCTTTGATAACTTCTATTCTTTCAATAACGGATGGGTCGATGGATCTTAAATCCCTTGCTCCGTTTCTTAGGGGGGTAGATTGAGGAACTCCATCGATAAGTACCAGAACTTGTCGTCCTCTAAGGGTTTGGCCTGCATTGGACGTTTGCCCTGAACTCGTTCCCAAACTTGGAACTGTATATTGCAGGATACTTGTAATATCCGAATTAACAGTTAATTGAGACTGAACCTGTTTCTCTCCTACGATGGTAACAGAACTTGGTATTTCTTTTATGTTTTCTTTTTTCCTTGAGGCTGTCAACACGACCTCTTCTACATTTCTGGTTTGTAAGGTGTCTTTAACCTGAGCAAAAGCAGTTCCGGATCCCAGACATGCTATTGATAAAAGAGCTTTTTTCATTATATTTTTTTCCCTTGTTTCTTTCTTTTTCCCCACCATACCATAAAGCCTGTTACAGGCAGTGAAGTACAGATGAGTCCGGCGATAAACCAAATGATTTTCCCGAATAATCCAAAGTATGATCCTGTGTGAATATCATAATTGGCGTTTGAATATTTTTCCGCAGTGTTTAAATTCTGATGAGGTTTATTGGCTAATAGTTGACCAGAGTATTTATCAAATATCAGGACGTTTCGTTCACTAAATCGTCCCTCTTTCTGATAAACGGTAATAGGAATATTATTTAAATCTTTCCCTTTTTTATTTTTTCCGTTCAATGGAATTCTGAAGCTTGAAGAAGCCGGATAGCGTTTACTTGTTTCCTGTATAGTAAGATCAAAAACTGAATTGTTCTTTGCTGTTAAAGAATCAGGAGATTTGATATC from Chryseobacterium piperi encodes:
- a CDS encoding endonuclease, translated to MKNYYTLFLLGFSTLVFCQAPTNYYDGTQGLTGYPLKTKLSEIISNGHQDKGYNAIWTAFSTTDRDDFYENDGSILDMYSESPSGSDIYTYQHSIDQCGSQGFKKEGDCYNREHILPQSFFNAANPMRNDIHFVTPVDGWVNTMHSNLPYGEVFDPIKTSMAGAKRGNNTFPGYDGTVFEPIDEFKGDIARMLLYFITRYESRLHTFNSSNTDSPFDGSNDRGYKEWYINELIRWSKQDPVNQREINRNNAAYTFQGNRNPFIDHPEWVETIWTTTLVEDITPPTQVLNIKTTHLSTTSANIEWDASTDNVGVIGYIVYLNGQEQGKTTVNNYYFMGLTEDTDYEVKVVAIDAMRNRSTDSNILAFKTLKKNTEPGNSLYFSEYMEGSGYNKALEIANKTGNVVNLGGYTVKVQFNGTGDWKADLPLSGSLNNNSVYVIGHSKIATPCTPARIDLSTSSTTMTFNGNDAIGLFQGDTLVDIIGTFNDSSNYAVDKTLRRNVNAGNIQYNNSEWDIFAKDSCDDLGLINNNNTLKTQDSKAPANAITLVENPVKGGEVKFKGTQLKEVKKATVYNSLGKIVLSISNPFTNSNSIILKNELPGVYFIILDNTTFKFSIR
- a CDS encoding ROK family protein — translated: MSLIDLSKHVALGIDIGGTNTKFGVVNHRGEVLEKGRLRTDEFDNVEDFIDALYENIHPFIEKYGGEKNFDGIGVGAPNGNYYTGTIEQAPNLPWKGVVPLGELMSTKFNMPCTITNDANAAAYGEMLFGAARGMKDFIMITLGTGVGSGIVASGKLIYGHDGFAGELGHTIVKPGGRKHWSTGSEGSLEAYASATGIAITAKKMRAEFPESMLNQYPEESINSKTVHECALKGDPIAIEVFRYTGQKLGEALANFVMFSSPEAILLFGGVIKAGDFILKPAKLHMERNLLSIFRNKVKLVFSELNEADAAILGASALVWENK
- a CDS encoding PepSY-associated TM helix domain-containing protein translates to MKKKHHHKNKPGFFKKWSAKLHLWFGLGIGFLIFIISITGALYVFKDEVENFTRKDVIYHNEQNIDQKQILPIRVLEKSVTEQVKEKYPIHWVNIPIDKKMSYVFYWYEHNTTGWNYFDEFPIYKAAYVNPYNGKVLRIYDEKNGFFNIVKMIHWSFLLKQDWGTYVVGIPVIIFVIMLISGIILWWPKNKAARKQRFSFKWKNVKNWKRKNYDLHNVLGFYASIFALIFSITGLFYAFFVVQAMIYVIFSGGNTTFPDFSHIKTKAPIELRTETTLDKIINTVKEKYPDSFGFAIDLGHEHMDDHEHPNFEVYVKHLSYSYHKSSSLIFDENSGELLHTHDPKDKNFGEKVVGANYDIHVGSILGLPTKIIAFVVSLICASLPVSGFLIWWGRRKKKTPKKA
- a CDS encoding TonB-dependent receptor, producing the protein MKKALLSIACLGSGTAFAQVKDTLQTRNVEEVVLTASRKKENIKEIPSSVTIVGEKQVQSQLTVNSDITSILQYTVPSLGTSSGQTSNAGQTLRGRQVLVLIDGVPQSTPLRNGARDLRSIDPSVIERIEVIKGASSIYGNGADGGIINYITRRNKSDQKISGVSQIGITGQPYGGTLGFRASQLLSGKITDKFDYVASLAYEKTGYMKDADGVNLSPTYSTSKMDNYNGMLKLGYNLNQNQRIEASYIGYASKSDLDLGLKTGKYGITPTIGEGRGRNLETTPQGTPRNHNYKLNYDNKNLFHGTALNVNLYYQDFRTVYGYSDTFLNGGQSNVISKKKGARINLDTQLWNAQNSQAEIIYGADILNDQTVQKLEDGRYWTPDMNMTNIAPFALIKIDLLKKITIKGGVRYENIKVKVGDFDTLSTIKSDGTFTKSIFVTGGNLKYNAFVGNIGVRYNIENYLNLFGSFSQAYSINELGRILRTSTQGTIGNLETKPIIVNNYEFGATGQISKWINYEITSYVSTSKLGASFVQSPDRALMIQRSPEVVYGVEGFLHFTPAKWINFGGSYSWMEGITSIKNDGDYSAKINNSRISAPKVLAYVQARPTKALSIGLDMLHAFEQNRFEPNAKTGLYVYGEGKVPEYTVFNFRSSYEVNQSWKVSLGIENLFNKMYQPSIAWWSARDSEFVNSLGMRGTFMIEYKF